The nucleotide window NNNNNNNNNNNNNNNNNNNNNNNNNNNNNNNNNNNNNNNNNNNNNNNNNNNNNNNNNNNNNNNNNNNNNNNNNNNNNNNNNNNNNNNNNNNNNNNNNNNNNNNNNNNNNNNNNNNNNNNNNNNNNNNNNNNNNNNNNNNNNNNNNNNNNNNNNNNNNNNNNNNNNNNNNNNNNNNNNNNNNNNNNNNNNNNNNNNNNNNNNNNNNNNNNNNNNNNNNNNNNNNNNNNNNNNNNNNNNNNNNNNNNNNNNNNNNNNNNNNNNNNNNNNNNNNNNNNNNNNNNNNNNNNNNNNNNNNNNNNNNNNNNNNNNNNNNNNNNNNNNNNNNNNNNNNNNNNNNNNNNNNNNNNNNNNNNNNNNNNNNNNNNNNNNNNNNNNNNNNNNNNNNNNNNNNNNNNNNNNNNNNNNNNNNNNNNNNNNNNNNNNNNNNNNNNNNNNNNNNNNNNNNNNNNNNNNNNNNNNNNNNNNNNNNNNNNNNNNNNNNNNNNNNNNNNNNNNNNNNNNNNNNNNNNNNNNNNNNNNNNNNTATAGATAATGAAACACCAAAATTCAGGTCAATGAAAGtgcaatatacagttaggtccataaatatttggacagacaacttttttctaactttggttctgtaccgCATGTCTGTTCACAGCACAATCTTACACATACAAGCCCCCcctcccctcaaatcaactccaggccttttatctgcttaattgataatgacataacgaaggaattgcccacaccagcccatgaaataacctttgaggTAATTCtccaaattacttttgagcccctgaaatgaagtgattgtgtaataaaaaaaaaaggtttttatgcaatcattttgttcaacccactgaatgaaAGCTATAagtctgagttgtttcatttaaaattaattgtgataatgtacagaaccaaaattagaaaaaaagacgcctctgtccaaatatttatggacccaactgtaaaTGATCCTTTAGTGTTAGAAATGCTTTTACAAAGCACCAAATGAATCTGCATTGCATGACAATATTATagaccagcctttcccaaccaggattcctccacaggttctttgagcaatgagcaatttgtgcctcaggtccgtataagtgaccccaatgatctgtaagggtgacattcttcccactggccagcaatgtaagcagcattcttcccactgaccacacagatgtactgtgatctgtagatataattatagaaggggttgccgcttacaatgctggccactgggaagaatgtcaccccttacagatagccaaaaagatcattggggtcagttatactgacccgaaatgtaaaaaaaaaaccccacttactaGAAACTAGAATTTGTAAGGCCGTCTGGTGGTATAttgcaatttttgtttcattgcaatgATTAGATAATGGTCTCTGCAACCAAATTAACTCAGCCTCCGTGTAAGGCACAGGGCCCGCGGGCTGAATCTGGACTGTGTGGCCGTTTCATGTGGCCCGCGGTGACTGTCTTCACAGACAGGAGGACCCAggcccagaaagctaggtagaagcaagacggtccacacaagtgcctgaccgcACTTTAGGCAGgaggaccccagttgcttcttcgCACTCCTGTGAAGACCCAGCAAAAAGCATGACTGTCCCGATCCAGCTGCCTGTAGTATggtgctgctgctccaggtatggaatctcagtgggatgctacattagcaatgtctccagactcagcGACACCTCCACCCCAGCACAGTCAGTGGTTCCCCTCACAAAGAcaggccaggataggtcaggtactcCGACCTCAGAAAAAGCAATCCCTCCCAAAATGTGTTNNNNNNNNNNNNNNNNNNNNNNNNNNNNNNNNNNNNNNNNNGCCCACTACTTAGCCTGTGTTATAGATtctgatttgagtttgacacccctgacttaaGGGTCCTTCCATAAATGTAAGGCTGGCTATGAAGCTTTCTAGATGCATAattatatgtttgtaataaatgaGTGTAAGCATCATGCTCATACCTTGATTATCTGTAGATCAGTCAGCGCTCTCACTGAGTAGTCTGGACAGTAGAAGCTGGAGTCCGGGGACTCACTGTGCTCATGGCCGCTGGATGGAGAGTTAGAACCTAAAACAAACAGATCATGGAAAGTCAGCCTGAATATGAAAGACAAATTTAGAATAAAGAAGCCCCGGTATAAGACCCCATAGGTGCGGCTCTCACTTATAAGGCAAGGACTTAATGCAGCAACTCCGTAATAGGTAAAAGCTCCGTTCTCAAACTTTAGACATTCCTTCCCAATCTCCACCAACACTTTGCCCTGGGAAaccaaaaaagaaagagaaattatTATCATGAAAATAGAACAAAGCTTCAATAAAGCCAAATCTCCTTGTTAGCACCTGCAGAATAAGAACGAAATAGTCCACCGGTTGGCTGCGCAGGTACAGGTAATGTTCAGGGGCCAGCCGCTCGCCGTCATCAAATTTCACCTCCTGAGTGACTCCTGGGAGTTTGAGCAAATGCAAGAGAGCTTTCTCCGACATCCGAGAGGAACTGAACAGCTCCACTTCTGCCAAGTGAACACAAGGGAGAAAGTTATCACAAAgtatagttacataggttgaaaaaaatacacaaaatacatactctgctccttctgtgtcacggttatgtatctgtctgtcatttgcaacccctatttattgtacaatactgcagtatatgttgacactatataaatacggtttattaatattaataaatctctCAGGATGAGGACAGTAAGCAGTGGGGatttaggagtctatttataaggTGGTGGAATCTGATATTCAGCAACATTTGCTGGCTAGGAACCAATCCCTGCCATTTACAACACATGCAGAGGGAAGATCCTTCATGTTGCTGAATGTTTGATTCACTTCTAGGACTTCTTATTTCAATACCTGTGTATTTATGAGCTACAGGTGGGGGTGGTGCAGATTTTTGGGGTTACCCAGCACAAACCTTTTATTGCATATAcagagaaatatataaaatgggaTTGCAGTTTCTAGGACGTCTATAATCTCTGCAGCTCCTGCCATGTGTAGTAGGAAACCGCTCGTAGtcccctcttctcctcctgtcactgtatctgtctatcatttgcaacccctatttaatgtacagtgctgtgtaatatgttggcgctttataaattctatgtaataataataatggactgTACCTTGAGATAGGAAGCGCTGAGTGGCCAGTAACAGCTGCGGTGATATCTTGACTTTCTGTTCTAGGTCAGAAGGCTTAAAAAATGACAGGTCCTCCCCTCCGCGGGGTATTGGAATTGGATGCACTTTGGGATGCTTCTTCTTCACGGCTTGTTCTACAGGAAAATTGTGAGATAAAAGGTTCATCAGGCAGCAGATTTGGACCAAAAGCAGATTGTTTGACAGAACTGGGTGATGgcagcttaacccccctagcagtaaccccgagtgtgactcggggtagaaaaaagttgctaaaagcccgagtcaccccgagtcacacttggggtaggaaaacctatgggaaggttagtaaatacagcgcttacccaatccgccggcatcccgcgatGGCCATTGCCGTGATCTTTGtgctcttccttcttcctccggcgtcttctgcacccgatgagtcgccggggagttcccagtgacgtcgctgcgtgtGTAAGTTgcaggcggggtgggaaattcaaaatccatttgtattgcattcaatacaaaataactgtattgaatgcaatacattggatttatatgtgtaaaagcagNNNNNNNNNNNNNNNNNNNNNNNNNNNNNNNNNNNNNNNNNNNNNNNNNNNNNNNNNNNNNNNNNNNNNNNNNNNNNNNNNNNNNNNNNNNNNNNNNNNNNNNNNNNNNNNNNNNNNNNNNNNNNNNNNNNNNNNNNNNNNNNNNNNNNNNNNNNNNNNNNNNNNNNNNNNNNNNNNNNNNNNNNNNNNNNNNNNNNNNNNNNNNNNNNNNNNNNNNNNNNNNNNNNNNNNNNNNNNNNNNNNNNNNNNNNNNNNNNNNNNNNNNNNNNNNNNNNNNNNNNNNNNNNNNNNNNNNNNNNNNNNNNNNNNNNNNNNNNNNNNNNNNNNNNNNNNNNNNNNNNNNNNNNNNNNNNNNNNNNNNNNNNNNNNNNNNNNNNNNNNNNNNNNNNNNNNNNNNNNNNNNNNNNNNNNNNNNNNNNNNNNNNNNNNNNNNNNNNNNNNNNNNNNNNNNNNNNNNNNNNNNNNNNNNNNNNNNNNNNNNNNNNNNNNNNNNNNNNNNNNNNNNNNNNNNNNNNNNNNNNNNNNNNNNNNNNNNNNNNNNNNNNNNNNNNNNNNNNNNNNNNNNNNNNNNNNNNNNNNNNNNNNNNNNNNNNNNNNNNNNNNNNNNNNNNNNNNNNNNNNNNNNNNNNNNNNNNNNNNNNNNNNNNNNNNNNNNNNNNNNNNNNNNNNNNNNNNNNNNNNNNNNNNNNNNNNNNNNNNNNNNNNNNNNNNNNNNNNNNNNNNNNNNNNNNNNNNNctttgagggacagctagtgacatgactatggactttgtacagcgctgcgtaatatgtcagcgctatataaatatggtgcAATATTAAGTGATATATTCTTCATTGCACTGAGCTTATCCTCCTAAGTGTACATTGGggacagtgttctctccagactcttttagctgggcaccccacccggcacttttcagtaatcaccccgCTGGTTTTGTACGATTACTGAAAAGATTCCGGGGGAGAAGCAAACGATGAGCCGCATCCTCCCCATCCCCATTTCACATACACCGTCACTTACTGTAATCCTCGGATTCATCCAATATCTCCGATTTTATAATCTCCTCAATGACATCCTCCAGCGTGACCAGCCCCATCACCTCGTAGAACGGATCTCCTTCTCCTTCATTATTCACTTTCTGCACCATGGCCATGTGAGATTTCCCTGCAGAGACAGAGAAGACGTGAAATACAGAACGCAGCAACGTCATCATGAGCAACGATGAGGACATGCAATACGTTACTATGGGAGGCTTCATGTGAAACATTATGCCGAGGACGATGGCTGCCACATACCTGCCGAAGGGCTGAATATTACAATGGAATAGATTTCATGTCAGGGTATTCTATGAACGCTAGATTCCAGAATTTTCCTGCTGCAATTCTCTTCGGAGCGTGATTTACCCCTAACTTATCCCCCCCTCCCCTGCAGGCATTCTAGGAACAAGCAGCGCGCAGAGGTGCGCATAgcacaaataaacacacacaggGCCTCCTCACCCTTTTTAAACTCCTCCAGCACTGCGTCCAACTTGGTGTCGCTAAACACAAAGTGGACAGGGTGACTGTAGAAGCGGGTAATGGTGCTCAGAGGGGTGCAGTCTTCGGGATCCACGTAGGCCAAATCTTTCACATACAGAATGTCCACGATGTTGGAGCGTTCGTTCTCGTAGACGGGAATGCGGGTGTAGCCGCTCTCCATGATGCTGGACATGGTGCTGAAGTCCAGGAGGGCATCGCTGGGTAGCATGAAGCAGTCGTTGACGGGGGTCAGGATATCCTCCACCGTCCTGTTCCTTAGCGCCCCCTTGCTGAATTCGTCTCTCACTAACTCGCTGTAGGGATCGCCGCACCTGGCCATCTCTAGGATTCGTAGTCTCATGTAGCAGCGGCTCGGGTCCTGGCCAATCATCTTCTCCAGGAGCCAGGATAATGGAAAGGAAAGGGGTCcgggaaggaggaggaagaagtggGTGAGCCAAAGGGATTTGGACGCCAGCCAAGGACCCCAGCGGGAACTGATGGCGGCCGGCAGAGCCTCACCGGCCAATAACAACAGAGCGGCCGCGGAGAAGATGGCGCCGGCTATGGAGCCGATGACTTGATAGAGTAAGACGGCTACGGCCGCGTTGACGATACAGCACAGGGCCAATAGGGAGATGAGCGTGTAACCACCCCAACGGGTCCTTAGGTAATCCAGCCGTGTGGCCCCTGATCTTTCAGAGGGGGAGCCCCAGTCTCGAAGGATGGCTAGCTCTGGCGGCTCCAGGACCAGCGTGCTCAGTTGCAGACCGCGGAGAAGGCCGGAGAGTAGCGCGCACAGGGCGATCAGGAACCCCAGGAGCCAAGCCGCTATATTGGTGACCTCATCTTGACCTCTGACCTCAATCTGGTCACATGGCCCAACCAGAGACGGCTTCTCCTCATCTCCCGACACCTCGAAAAGCGCGTCCCCCCCTGAATAAAGGGCCCATTGGCTCCCCTGACGGACACACAGGTGGTACTGGACCCCTTTGGGCACCTGGACCCCATTCTGAACCTGGACAGCCACCAGACAGGAGTGCTCAGCACAGGTCAGGAACTCCTGCTGCAGCTGCAAGGGGCTATCTGAGGTCAAATTGCAGCTTTGGCCCCCAGGGGCCCCAATGGACAGCCATGGCCAGGAATCCCTGCTAAGCCCCAAGCCATAGAGACGGAGGAGGAACACAGACCCGGGCCGAGCACTGATTATCCCCCCGTTTATAGACACTCCGGTTCCGTTTTCCAAACGCACCCCCAACACCTGAAGGCGCCCATCCCCCTGACCGGCCGCCCCAGTCACCCCGAGCCCGGCCACTAACAGCAGCCGCACAGCCGCCGCGGCCATATTACTGGAGGCAAGTCTGCGCCCGCCCACTAAGCCACGCCCTCTCCAATGCGCTGCTACGTCTGTAAAACGTTGGAACCAATAGCAAGCGCGAAAATCTTCACCGGCCAATAAGAAACGGGAGGTGCGCCTGATGGGTGGGGCTGAAGGCTGTGCGGCTGTAAACAAGGAAGGGAGCCAAGAGGAGGTTTAACCCCTTCACTGCCGGAAGATATTAACTAGAAACAATGGAATGCCGCAAACACAGGAGGCTTTATCTCCTCACCCATCCACCTCGGGGACATACACTACCCACCTAGCCGTGCCAGGAACACCAGCATTGTGCTACACAAAGCACAATGGACATGGGACACCTGGGGGGATGGGTGGAGATTGGCACGCAAGGAATTTCAGTGCTGGGATCAGATTTCTaaggtaaaaaaatgcaataaatacaaaaatatgcaaaataaacaaagaaagtcCTAAATGCCCCTCTGACATCACTACAAGGNNNNNNNNNNNNNNNNNNNNNNNNNNNNNNNNNNNNNNNNNNNNNNNNNNNNNNNNNNNNNNNNNNNNNNNNNNNNNNNNNNNNNNNNNNNNNNNNNNNNNNNNNNNNNNNNNNNNNNNNNNNNNNNNNNNNNNNNNNNNNNNNNNNNNNNNNNNNNNNNNNNNNNNNNNNNNNNNNNNNNNNNNNNNNNNNNNNNNNNNNNNNNNNNNNNNNNNNNNNNNNNNNNNNNNNNNNNNNNNNNNNNNNNNNNNNNNNNNNNNNNNNNNNNNNNNNNNNNNNNNNNNNNNNNNNNNNNNNNNNNNNNNNNNNNNNNNNNNNNNNNNNNNNNNNNNNNNNNNNNNNNNNNNNNNNNNNNNNNNNNNNNNNNNNNNNNNNNNNNNNNNNNNNNNNNNNNNNNNNNNNNNNNNNNNNNNNNNNNNNNNNNNNNNNNNNNNNNNNNNNNNNNNNNNNNNNNNNNNNNNNNNNNNNNNNNNNNNNNNNNNNNNNNNNNNNNNNNNNNNNNNNNNNNNNNNNNNNNNNNNNNNNNNNNNNNNNNNNNNNNNNNNNNNNNNNNNNNNNNNNNNNNNNNNNNNNNNNNNNNNNNNNNNNNNNNNNNNNNNNNNNNNNNNNNNNNNNNNNNNNNNNNNNNNNNNNNNNNNNNNNNNNNNNNNNNNNNNNNNNNNNNNNNNNNNNNNNNNNNNNNNNNNNNNNNNNNNNNNNNNNNNNNNNNNNNNNNNNNNNNNNNNNNNNNNNNNNNNNNNNNNNNNNNNNNNNNNNNNNNNNNNNNNNNNNNNNNNNNNNNNNNNNNNNNNNNNNNNNNNNNNNNNNNNNNNNNNNNNNNNNNNNNNNNNNNNNNNNNNNNNNNNNNNNNNNNNNNNNNNNNNNNNNNNNNNNNNNNNNNNNNNNNNNNNNNNNNNNNNNNNNNNNNNNNNNNNNNNNNNNNNNNNNNNNNNNNNNNNNNNNNNNNNNNNNNNNNNNNNNNNNNNNNNNNNNNNNNNNNNNNNNNNNNNNNNNNNNNNNNNNNNNNNNNNNNNNNNNNNNNNNNNNNNNNNNNNNNNNNNNNNNNNNNNNNNNNNNNNNNNNNNNNNNNNNNNNNNNNNNNNNNNNNNNNNNNNNNNNNNNNNNNNNNNNNNNNNNNNNNNNNNNNNNNNNNNNNNNNNNNNNNNNNNNNNNNNNNNNNNNNNNNNNNNNNNNNNNNNNNNNNNNNNNNNNNNNNNNNNNNNNNNNNNNNNNNNNNNNNNNNNNNNNNNNNNNNNNNNNNNNNNNNNNNNNNNNNNNNNNNNNNNNNNNNNNNNNNNNNNNNNNNNNNNNNNNNNNNNNNNNNNNNNNNNNNNNNNNNNNNNNNNNNNNNNNNNNNNNNNNNNNNNNNNNNNNNNNNNNNNNNNNNNNNNNNNNNNNNNNNNNNNNNNNNNNNNNNNNNNNNNNNNNNNNNNNNNNNNNNNNNNNNNNNNNNNNNNNNNNNNNNNNNNNNNNNNNNNNNNNNNNNNNNNNNNNNNNNNNNNNNNNNNNNNNNNNNNNNNNNNNNNNNNNNNNNNNNNNNNNNNNNNNNNNNNNNNNNNNNNNNNNNNNNNNNNNNNNNNNNNNNNNNNNNNNNNNNNNNNNNNNNNNNNNNNNNNNNNNNNNNNNNNNNNNNNNNNNNNNNNNNNNNNNNNNNNNNNNNNNNNNNNNNNNNNNNNNNNNNNNNNNNNNNNNNNNNNNNNNNNNNNNNNNNNNNNNNNNNNNNNNNNNNNNNNNNNNNNNNNNNNNNNNNNNNNNNNNNNNNNNNNNNNNNNNNNNNNNNNNNNNNNNNNNNNNNNNNNNNNNNNNNNNNNNNNNNNNNNNNNNNNNNNNNNNNNNNNNNNNNNNNNNNNNNNNNNNNNNNNNNNNNNNNNNNNNNNNNNNNNNNNNNNNNNNNNNNNNNNNNNNNNNNNNNNNNNNNNNNNNNNNNNNNNNNNNNNNNNNNNNNNNNNNNNNNNNNNNNNNNNNNNNNNNNNNNNNNNNNNNNNNNNNNNNNNNNNNNNNNNNNNNNNNNNNNNNNNNNNNNNNNNNNNNNNNNNNNNNNNNNNNNNNNNNNNNNNNNNNNNNNNNNNNNNNNNNNNNNNNNNNNNNNNNNNNNNNNNNNNNNNNNNNNNNNNNNNNNNNNNNNNNNNNNNNNNNNNNNNNNNNNNNNNNNNNNNNNNNNNNNNNNNNNNNNNNNNNNNNNNNNNNNNNNNNNNNNNNNNNNNNNNNNNNNNNNNNNNNNNNNNNNNNNNNNNNNNNNNNNNNNNNNNNNNNNNNNNNNNNNNNNNNNNNNNNNNNNNNNNNNNNNNNNNNNNNNNNNNNNNNNNNNNNNNNNNNNNNNNNNNNNNNNNNNNNNNNNNNNNNNNNNNNNNNNNNNNNNNNNNNNNNNNNNtattgggctctatttataaaatagggaatctgacattccctggtgggaatcaatcactgccactgGAACataaggacctggaagattcccacagggaaatgtttgagggaaagtcagattcccCGGTTTACAAATAGAGCTCCTTGTGAACTGATgggctgtttaaaataaatggcaatgcGTGTGCACATTATTAATATTGCCCTGTGTCATTTGCTcctatttattgttcagcgctgcgttatatgttggtgctataatattGTATGCAATATATCATATGAAATTGGAATGCTCGGTTTGCTTGGACCTACTTGAACCTCATGGTGAGGACAATTTAGATCGGGGGGGCAAACTTtctggctcaggggccacaatgagttttataATTGGACAGACAGGCCGGGCCAGTATGAGATGGATGGAGAGAGTTTGTATGAAGTGATATAAATGACGTATAAAAGCTATAATGAAGTAAAAGAAAACCTACATTTAGTTTCAGTAGGAACGTTGATGGTCAGCGTGTTGTTGGTCACcattttttgccagtggacactTTTGTACCCATATATGAGGGGCCAGAATAAAAAGCCCAATGGGCCATATATGACTCCAGGGGCCATAGATTGCCCATGCTTGGTTGAGATGCTGGGTAAGAGGTTATCCTTCAGGCAAAAAACACTTTTGTTCTCAACATTTTGCATGATTCCCCCAAAAATACCCTCACATGACCTCCTTACTTCCCACAGTTGtaagaccccccccccaaaaaaaacaaaacactgtcaCAACCCAAAATGACCGCCATGTGCAATGACTTCCCCCTTGGCGACACGGCTTGATGTTGAATGCTCTCAACAATGCAACAATCCCATTCACCTTCCTATTGTACATTATTaatatcatccagtatttatatagcaccaacatattacacagcgctgtacaaactccaaagtcatgtgactagctgtccctcaaaggagctcacaatctaatgtccctaccatagtcacatgtcattatcaCTGTCttaggacaattttagggggaagccaattaacctaactgcatgtttttggaatgcaggaaggaaaccggagtactcagaggtaacacacacagacacggggagaacctacaaactccatgcagatagagtcctggccaagattcaaacctgggacccagagctgcaaggaccggagtgctaaccactgagccagcgtTCAGAATAAATCAGCGGAGTGTAGCTTATTG belongs to Pyxicephalus adspersus chromosome 2, UCB_Pads_2.0, whole genome shotgun sequence and includes:
- the CNNM3 gene encoding metal transporter CNNM3 (The sequence of the model RefSeq protein was modified relative to this genomic sequence to represent the inferred CDS: added 133 bases not found in genome assembly), whose amino-acid sequence is MAAAAVRLLLVAGLGVTGAAGQGDGRLQVLGVRLENGTGVSINGGIISARPGSVFLLRLYGLGLSRDSWPWLSIGAPGGQSCNLTSDSPLQLQQEFLTCAEHSCLVAVQVQNGVQVPKGVQYHLCVRQGSQWALYSGGDALFEVSGDEEKPSLVGPCDQIEVRGQDEVTNIAAWLLGFLIALCALLSGLLRGLQLSTLVLEPPELAILRDWGSPSERSGATRLDYLRTRWGGYTLISLLALCCIVNAAVAVLLYQVIGSIAGAIFSAAALLLLAGEALPAAISSRWGPWLASKSLWLTHFFLLLPGPLSFPLSWLLEKMIGQDPSRCYMRLRILEMARCGDPYSELVRDEFSKGALRNRTVEDILTPVNDCFMLPSDALLDFSTMSSIMESGYTRIPVYENERSNIVDILYVKDLAYVDPEDCTPLSTITRFYSHPVHFVFSDTKLDAVLEEFKKGKSHMAMVQKVNNEGEGDPFYEVMGLVTLEDVIEEIIKSEILDESEDYKQAVKKKHPKVHPIPIPRGGEDLSFFKPSDLEQKVKISPQLLLATQRFLSQEVELFSSSRMSEKALLHLLKLPGVTQEVKFDDGERLAPEHYLYLRSQPVDYFVLILQGKVLVEIGKECLKFENGAFTYYGVAALSPCLISSNSPSSGHEHSESPDSSFYCPDYSVRALTDLQIIKVSRLQYLNALRTSHSHTSAQSPDSIELRIFPNSQMQLLNDRNAGYVIHNACFAIPPFYKSLLWHLCETIVLLYQYLPWLVNCLCFIPQI